Proteins encoded in a region of the Rutidosis leptorrhynchoides isolate AG116_Rl617_1_P2 chromosome 9, CSIRO_AGI_Rlap_v1, whole genome shotgun sequence genome:
- the LOC139868645 gene encoding uncharacterized protein — translation MKAELAQVTLFGDFSEVDMIIGEVDLQNEFAAKKEELSKLIDLDSRQKASVKWDVEDDPNDIKSKFFDYYKSKFEALQIDADFGNIRPNICLSNNEAKCHEADVDDAEIKNAVWSCGSSKAPGPDGANSEFFSLIPKVNNPVLINDFRPISLVGCFYKTVTKILTNRLQGVIDKIISPVQLAFISGRQILDGPLMLSEIISWYKKKNKKMLLFKVDFEKALECPRDEAYHPYFGDFFRLGVVDSETISIANSVGARVCSFPTTYLGIPIGSTMKAIAKWDTLCEKFRSKLSSWKASLISAGGRLTLVKAVMGSIARFFWGGNNSVKKMAWLKWDKVLAPFDKGGLNVGSLKAFNLALIYKWRWRYLTSPNDMWVTIIKSIHGNCFNVTASSNSTVWSNIVNTCSKCCTDELIPTDIFRMTIGNGRHIRFWLDYWSGNAPLASRFNRLYHLDSAPNDSVANKLVNGVWQIAWVRENLRGRNDQLFNDLLEELGCPVLNDRPDSWSCSISNEGMYTVKDAREYIDRHFLASSPIETIWFKHVPRKVNIFLWRFRLDYLPVRWNLSAKGIDINSVVCPICNNGVETREHLFFECDLARELWHKIRLWLNCGMPHFDSWYSFISWSPWKLGMSKWSEKPKPIPYRTGTGTENGTERRKKKVKEKMMKEEEE, via the exons ATGAAggcggagctggcccaagtaactctttttggggatttttctgaagTTGACATGATTATTGGTGAA GTCGACCTTCAAAATGAATTTGCTGCCAAAAAGGAGGAGTTATCTAAACTCATCGATCTTGATTCTCGTCAGAAAGCTAGTGTTAAATGGGACGTAGAGG ATGATCCTAATGATATTAAATCTAAATTCTTTGATTATTACAAGTCCAAATTTGAAGCCCTTCAAATTGATGCTGACTTTGGCAACATCAGACCGAATATATGCTTATCCAATAATGAAGCTAAGTGTCATGAAGCGGATGTTGATGACGCAGAGATAAAAAATGCGGTTTGGAGTTGTGGTAGTTCTAAAGCCCCGGGACCAGACG GAGCTAATTCGGAATTTTTTTCGTTAATCCCAAAGGTTAATAATCCGGTTCTCATTAATGATTTTCGTCCTATATCTTTGGTGGGTTGTTTCTATAAAACTGTCACTAAGATATTGACCAATAGATTACAAGGTGTTATTGATAAGATTATTAGCCCAGTGCAGTTGGCGTTTATTTCAGGTCGTCAGATTCTAGATGGCCCTCTTATGTTAAGCGAGATTATTTCATGGTAcaagaagaaaaataaaaagatGCTTCTTTTTAAGGTGGATTTCGAGAAAGC ACTGGAGTGCCCAAGAGATGAGGCGTATCATCCTTATTTTGGAGATTTTTTCAGACTAGGTGTGGTTGATTCCGAGACCATATCTATTGCCAATAGTGTGGGGGCTCGAGTTTGTTCGTTTCCTACGACGTATTTGGGAATTCCTATTGGCTCGACCATGAAAGCCATTGCAAAGTGGGATACGTTATGTGAGAAGTTCCGATCTAAATTGTCTTCTTGGAAGGCAAGTCTTATTTCTGCAGGTGGTCGTTTGACTCTCGTCAAAGCTGTGATGGGTAGTATTG CTAGATTCTTTTGGGGTGGTAACAATTCGGTTAAGAAGATGGCGTGGTTAAAGTGGGATAAAGTTCTTGCTCCTTTTGAtaaaggcggtcttaatgtgggaAGTCTTAAAGCGTTCAACTTAGCGTTAATTTATAAATGGAGATGGAGATATTTGACAAGTCCGAATGATATGTGGGTGACTATCATAAAATCAATTCATGGAAATTGTTTTAATGTTACTGCCTCATCTAATTCTACAGTTTGGTCAAATATTGTGAACACTTGTTCCAAATGTTGCactgatgagcttattcctactgatATATTTCGCATGACTATCGGTAACGGCCGTCATATTCGCTTTTGGCTCGATTATTGGTCGGGTAATGCCCCTTTAGCTTCGCGTTTCAACAGATTGTACCACTTAGATTCGGCCCCGAATGATTCTGTTGCAAACAAGCTTGTAAACGGAGTTTGGCAAATTGCGTGGGTCAGGGAGAATTTAAGGGGTAGAAACGATCAATTGTTTAATGATTTACTCGAGGAACTGGGCTGTCCGGTTCTGAATGACCGGCCTGATTCTTGGTCTTGTTCCATTAGTAATGAAGGTATGTACACGGTTAAAGATGCTAGAGAGTACATTGATCGACATTTTCTTGCTTCGTCTCCTATTGAAACTATTTGGTTCAAACACGTCCCGCGCAAAGTTAACATATTTTTATGGCGTTTCCGATTAGATTATCTTCCTGTTCGTTGGAACCTATCCGCGAAAGGGATAGATATCAATTCCGTTGTGTGCCCGATTTGTAACAATGGGGTTGAGACTCGAGAACATTTGTTTTTCGAGTGTGATTTAGCTCGCGAGTTATGGCATAAAATTCGATTATGGCTGAATTGTGGTATGCCCCATTTTGATTCGTGGTACTCGTTTATTTCATG GTCTCCTTGGAAGCTAGGCATGAGCAAATGGAGCGAAAAACCGAAACCGATCCCGTACCGAACCGGTACCGGTACCGAAAACGGTACTGAACG